One genomic region from Solwaraspora sp. WMMD792 encodes:
- the dnaJ gene encoding molecular chaperone DnaJ: MAKDYYGILGVSRDASADDIKRAYRKLARQYHPDVNPDPVAADKFKDINAAYEVLSDDQKRQIVDLGGDPLAPGGAPGGGPGGAGPFVGFQDIMDAFFGAAAGSRGPRSRTRPGADAILRLELDLTDTAFGVEAPITVDTAVICTTCSGAGTAAGTHLATCEACGGRGEVQSVQRTFLGQVVSSRPCVACQGYGTVIPHPCATCSGDGRVRTRRSLTVKIPAGVEDGMRIRLAQQGEVGPGGGTAGDLYVEIHERPHDVYSRKGDDLHCRVTVPMTAAALGTRLTIRTLDSDEPVDVKPGTQPGATLRLRGRGVPHLRGTGRGDLYVHLDVRTPTKLDAEQERTLREFAKARGEEVAELTKQGGFFSRMRDAFNGHG, translated from the coding sequence GTGGCCAAGGACTACTACGGGATTCTCGGCGTGAGCCGGGACGCCTCCGCTGACGACATCAAGCGGGCCTACCGCAAGTTGGCCCGGCAGTACCATCCGGACGTCAATCCGGATCCGGTGGCGGCTGACAAGTTCAAGGACATCAACGCCGCGTACGAGGTGCTCTCCGACGACCAGAAGCGGCAGATCGTCGATCTTGGTGGCGACCCGTTGGCGCCCGGCGGCGCGCCCGGCGGCGGCCCCGGCGGGGCCGGGCCCTTCGTCGGCTTCCAGGACATCATGGACGCCTTCTTCGGGGCGGCGGCCGGCTCCCGTGGGCCGAGGTCGCGGACCCGCCCCGGCGCCGACGCGATCCTGCGCCTGGAGCTCGATCTGACCGACACCGCGTTCGGCGTGGAAGCGCCGATCACCGTCGACACCGCGGTGATCTGCACCACATGCTCCGGCGCGGGCACTGCGGCCGGCACCCACCTGGCGACCTGCGAGGCGTGCGGCGGGCGCGGCGAGGTCCAGTCCGTGCAACGGACCTTCCTCGGCCAGGTGGTCTCGTCCCGGCCCTGCGTCGCCTGCCAGGGCTACGGCACCGTCATCCCGCACCCCTGCGCCACCTGTTCCGGCGACGGCCGGGTGCGGACCCGACGTTCGCTGACCGTCAAGATCCCCGCCGGGGTGGAGGACGGGATGCGGATCCGGCTGGCCCAGCAGGGCGAGGTCGGGCCGGGCGGGGGCACCGCCGGTGACCTGTACGTCGAGATCCACGAGCGGCCGCACGACGTCTACTCCCGCAAGGGCGACGACCTGCACTGCCGGGTCACCGTGCCGATGACCGCCGCGGCGCTCGGCACCCGGCTGACCATCCGGACCCTGGACAGCGACGAGCCGGTGGACGTCAAGCCGGGCACCCAGCCGGGTGCCACCCTGCGGTTGCGCGGGCGCGGCGTGCCGCACCTGCGCGGCACCGGCCGCGGTGACCTCTACGTGCACCTCGACGTGCGTACCCCGACCAAGCTCGACGCCGAGCAGGAGCGGACGCTGCGGGAGTTCGCCAAGGCCCGGGGCGAGGAGGTCGCCGAGCTGACCAAGCAGGGCGGGTTCTTCTCCCGGATGCGCGACGCGTTCAACGGCCACGGCTGA
- a CDS encoding 16S rRNA (uracil(1498)-N(3))-methyltransferase, translated as MSAPLFLVERLPTGPTHTLDGPEGHHAATVVRLRPGEQLRLADGRGGVADAVVEAVGRHQLDLRVLDTGYVSATDPRLVVAQGVAKGDRGELAVQAMTEVGVDEIVPWAAARSVTRWRDDRGARARQRWVGTAREATKQARRPWLPTIGGSDQQPAEPTDAVAARCAASAASFVLHESAQQRLAVADLPTTGSVLLVVGPEGGIDDAELATFVDAGARPVRLGPAVLRTSTAGVAALALLSGRLGRW; from the coding sequence GTGAGCGCCCCACTGTTTCTCGTCGAGCGCCTGCCGACCGGGCCGACCCACACCCTCGACGGGCCGGAGGGCCACCACGCCGCGACCGTGGTCCGGCTGCGCCCGGGTGAGCAGTTGCGGCTCGCCGACGGGCGCGGCGGCGTCGCCGACGCGGTGGTCGAGGCCGTCGGCCGGCACCAGCTCGACCTGCGGGTCCTCGACACCGGGTACGTCAGCGCCACCGACCCCCGGCTGGTGGTGGCGCAGGGCGTCGCCAAGGGCGACCGGGGCGAGCTGGCGGTGCAGGCGATGACCGAGGTCGGGGTGGACGAGATCGTTCCGTGGGCGGCCGCCCGCTCGGTGACCCGCTGGCGCGACGACCGTGGTGCCCGGGCCCGGCAACGATGGGTCGGCACCGCGCGGGAGGCCACCAAACAGGCCCGCCGGCCGTGGCTGCCGACGATCGGCGGCTCCGACCAGCAGCCGGCCGAGCCGACCGACGCGGTCGCCGCCCGGTGCGCGGCGTCGGCCGCCAGCTTCGTCCTGCACGAGTCGGCGCAGCAGCGGCTGGCCGTCGCCGATCTGCCGACCACCGGGTCGGTGCTGCTGGTAGTGGGGCCGGAAGGCGGGATCGACGACGCCGAGCTGGCCACCTTCGTCGACGCCGGGGCCCGGCCGGTGCGGCTCGGCCCGGCGGTGCTGCGGACGTCGACCGCCGGTGTCGCGGCACTCGCCCTGCTCTCCGGTCGGCTGGGGCGCTGGTAA